One window from the genome of Mycolicibacterium gadium encodes:
- a CDS encoding Z1 domain-containing protein: MPPMDSALQDVRSMTIVMLDRAVETKEPITEVLVRNWVSKFADMLKVDVSDNGPAMQLVEELLRDYRTHVGEWNSLGDDANHVPWLTERKESVVEWPFWDRYARYLRDHVGLPSSAVQNVNDVTDDILSRLEAPDRPGFWDRRGLVSGQVQSGKTANYTGLVAKALDSGYKLVVVLAGVHNSLRSQTQSRIDAGILGFDTRNQLRFDQGTENSRIGVGRLVGPFLPVSSFTSSRDNGDFKLNVAQNVGVVPGGSDPIILVVKKYKSILENLYKWATALRMETDPATGKPTVRDVPVLVIDDEADHASVDTSTNKQDPEAAETDPTTINRLIRQFLNTFQKSAYVGYTATPFANIFIDPDASHRHAGEDLFPRSFIINLPAPSTYVGPARVFGLMQDSTNAIDRVDPLPIVREIMDNQIWLPDTHKSDFGITSQIPPSLRRAIVAFIIAGAVRSLRGQASVHNSMLIHVTRFTRVQAQVRDQVSEVLQDMTARLKYGEGAQPELYSLAKNIYIEDHVPTTTKMSSRADVADLVGASLPWEIVWSEMSDFASQVRVHAVNGTSADALNYIDHPEGFNVIAIGGDKLSRGLTLEGLTVSYYLRASKMYDTLMQMGRWFGYRTGYLDVCRLYTTPQLSKWYTAITAAAAELQAEFDVMAMLGRTPEDFGLRVRQHPDGLLVTSPTKLRGSKSVAISYSATTTSTVTFSLKHVQRNWAQLESLLEGLPGDPHDRRIGLQIWQDVPPEVVLDFLEGYGPDDAAIQSNPNAISRYIGDRLSDDELTSWTVALADIQGDEQAPPFTIAGRKFCATRRKRIQAGDGRMTFRVITTPRHELVDLEKDSPKWHKLLEQTVAAWEHSARVNKSAKPPTIPSGLLERQARDPRRGVLLLYPIVPLGIDEGLWNDGQMDSTTPLVGYGVAFPGSDKAKPVVYQVNKVFLQLEFGVSDE, translated from the coding sequence ATGCCGCCGATGGATAGCGCGCTTCAAGATGTCCGCTCGATGACGATCGTGATGCTTGATCGTGCAGTTGAAACGAAAGAGCCGATCACTGAGGTGCTCGTTCGCAACTGGGTCTCGAAGTTCGCCGACATGCTGAAGGTGGATGTCAGCGACAACGGTCCGGCTATGCAACTCGTGGAGGAGCTGCTGCGCGACTACCGAACCCATGTCGGAGAATGGAATTCACTCGGAGACGACGCTAACCACGTCCCATGGCTCACGGAGCGAAAGGAGTCCGTCGTCGAGTGGCCGTTTTGGGACCGGTATGCACGGTATCTGCGTGACCACGTCGGCCTACCCTCTTCCGCAGTTCAAAACGTCAATGATGTCACGGATGACATTCTCAGTCGGCTCGAGGCACCTGACCGTCCAGGATTCTGGGACAGACGAGGTTTGGTGTCAGGGCAGGTGCAGTCCGGTAAGACAGCCAATTACACGGGACTTGTTGCGAAGGCGCTCGACAGTGGTTACAAGCTTGTCGTCGTGCTGGCCGGGGTCCACAACAGCCTCCGCAGCCAGACACAGTCACGAATCGACGCCGGCATCCTGGGTTTCGATACCCGAAATCAGTTGCGATTCGACCAGGGCACGGAGAACAGCCGCATCGGCGTAGGCCGGTTGGTCGGCCCCTTCCTGCCGGTAAGCTCGTTCACCTCGTCGAGGGACAACGGCGACTTCAAACTCAATGTCGCACAAAACGTCGGCGTCGTCCCAGGCGGCAGCGATCCGATCATCCTCGTCGTCAAGAAGTACAAGTCGATCCTCGAGAATCTGTACAAGTGGGCTACGGCGCTACGCATGGAGACCGATCCCGCGACCGGCAAACCCACTGTCCGCGACGTGCCGGTCCTGGTCATCGACGATGAGGCCGACCACGCGAGCGTCGACACCAGCACTAATAAGCAGGACCCAGAAGCTGCAGAGACCGATCCGACGACGATTAACAGGCTGATTCGCCAGTTTCTCAACACTTTTCAGAAATCGGCCTACGTCGGCTATACCGCAACTCCGTTCGCCAACATCTTCATCGACCCCGACGCATCGCATCGGCATGCCGGCGAAGATCTTTTTCCGCGAAGTTTCATCATCAACCTTCCGGCACCATCGACCTACGTCGGTCCGGCGCGCGTCTTCGGTCTGATGCAGGATTCCACCAACGCGATCGATCGCGTGGATCCTCTCCCTATCGTGCGCGAGATCATGGATAACCAAATATGGTTGCCCGACACCCACAAGTCGGACTTCGGGATTACGTCCCAGATTCCGCCCAGCCTCCGCAGAGCGATCGTCGCGTTTATCATCGCTGGCGCGGTTCGAAGTCTTCGAGGCCAAGCGTCGGTGCACAATTCCATGCTCATCCACGTCACACGGTTTACCCGTGTTCAGGCACAAGTGCGTGATCAGGTATCCGAAGTCTTGCAAGACATGACCGCCCGGCTGAAATACGGCGAAGGCGCGCAACCTGAGTTGTACAGCTTGGCGAAGAACATCTACATCGAAGACCATGTTCCGACGACAACGAAGATGTCAAGCAGGGCCGACGTCGCCGATCTCGTTGGGGCTTCACTGCCCTGGGAAATAGTCTGGTCCGAAATGAGCGACTTCGCCAGCCAGGTACGCGTTCACGCAGTGAACGGAACCTCAGCGGATGCGCTCAACTACATTGACCACCCTGAGGGCTTCAATGTGATCGCGATCGGCGGTGACAAACTCTCGCGAGGCCTCACCCTCGAAGGTCTCACCGTCAGCTACTACCTCCGCGCGAGCAAGATGTACGACACTCTCATGCAGATGGGACGGTGGTTCGGATACCGGACTGGCTACCTTGACGTATGCCGCCTCTACACCACGCCTCAATTATCGAAGTGGTACACAGCGATTACTGCGGCGGCTGCGGAGCTCCAGGCCGAGTTCGATGTCATGGCGATGTTGGGGCGCACTCCTGAGGACTTTGGACTCAGGGTCCGGCAACACCCAGACGGACTGCTGGTGACATCTCCGACGAAATTGCGTGGGTCCAAGTCGGTGGCGATCAGCTACTCGGCCACAACGACTTCCACGGTCACTTTCAGCCTAAAACACGTCCAACGGAACTGGGCTCAATTGGAATCGCTCCTCGAAGGATTGCCGGGCGACCCACACGACAGGCGCATCGGCTTGCAGATCTGGCAAGACGTACCACCAGAGGTGGTTCTCGATTTCCTAGAGGGCTACGGACCCGACGACGCAGCGATCCAGTCCAACCCGAACGCAATCTCGCGCTACATCGGTGACCGCCTCTCCGATGATGAGCTGACCTCCTGGACGGTAGCGCTAGCTGACATCCAGGGTGATGAACAGGCGCCGCCGTTCACCATTGCTGGCCGGAAGTTCTGTGCGACAAGGAGAAAGCGCATTCAAGCCGGCGACGGGCGGATGACGTTTCGTGTCATTACAACGCCGCGTCACGAGCTTGTCGATCTCGAAAAAGACTCTCCGAAGTGGCACAAGCTTCTCGAACAGACGGTGGCTGCTTGGGAACATAGCGCGCGAGTTAACAAATCCGCGAAACCGCCAACGATCCCAAGCGGTCTTCTCGAGCGTCAGGCGCGAGATCCGAGACGCGGCGTCTTGCTCCTCTATCCGATAGTGCCGCTCGGCATCGACGAAGGCCTCTGGAATGACGGACAAATGGACTCGACAACGCCCTTGGTGGGCTACGGCGTCGCTTTCCCAGGTTCGGACAAAGCAAAGCCAGTTGTCTACCAAGTCAATAAGGTCTTCCTTCAGCTCGAGTTCGGCGTGTCAGATGAGTGA
- a CDS encoding ATP-binding protein has translation MDWEIAEPSPDALVESLRAFGYSPEAAVADLIDNSISAGAREIDVHFHWNGTASAVAIRDDGRGMDERTLFNAMRAGSTNPLEERAEADLGRFGLGLKTASFSQARELTVQSRTRGCKTTAVRRWDLDLIAKTSEWRLLLTEPPEVSVPQLTGPSGTVVLWTKCDRLVGDADRHESKAHARFNATIDRVANHLSAVFHRFMIGRGKVAIAVNGVKLHPWDPFMEDNDATQHLGVERLTLRDYPVKITPFVLPHRSKLTAAEQAVGAGAAGWNQQQGFYIYRSNRLLLQGDWLSLGFSKDEHTKLARIAVEFPASLDHDWQVDVKKSSARAPGPLQQDLKRIATATRRQAEEVYRHRGKIIARKASKDFVMAWHQIKTRDGEVKYKINRKHPVIETLLQSSGDRQETERGLRFIEETIPTTLVGVAIADALDQQPAPFGQSRSELNNILRFAFDGLVQTGLKPGEALDRIGAAEPFIQYPEVVQAFRDAADG, from the coding sequence TTGGACTGGGAAATAGCTGAACCGAGTCCCGATGCGCTGGTGGAATCACTCCGCGCGTTCGGGTACTCGCCTGAGGCTGCAGTCGCCGACCTAATCGACAACAGCATCTCTGCAGGTGCGCGCGAGATAGACGTGCATTTTCACTGGAATGGCACGGCGTCAGCGGTGGCAATCCGCGACGACGGGCGAGGCATGGACGAGCGCACTCTATTCAATGCGATGCGTGCAGGGAGCACGAACCCGCTCGAGGAACGGGCCGAAGCAGATCTGGGCCGATTCGGCCTAGGGCTAAAGACGGCTTCCTTCTCGCAGGCTCGTGAACTGACCGTGCAGAGCCGGACCCGTGGATGCAAAACCACTGCTGTCCGTAGATGGGACTTGGATCTAATTGCGAAGACAAGTGAATGGCGCCTCCTGCTCACAGAGCCACCTGAAGTTTCAGTTCCTCAGCTGACAGGCCCCTCAGGGACCGTGGTCCTGTGGACGAAGTGCGACCGGCTCGTCGGCGATGCCGACCGCCACGAGTCGAAAGCGCATGCACGGTTCAACGCCACTATCGACCGCGTGGCGAACCACCTTTCCGCGGTATTCCACCGGTTCATGATCGGACGCGGCAAGGTTGCCATCGCAGTCAACGGTGTGAAGCTCCACCCATGGGATCCGTTTATGGAGGACAATGACGCGACGCAGCACCTAGGCGTTGAGCGGCTGACCCTCCGCGACTATCCGGTAAAGATCACTCCGTTCGTGCTCCCGCATCGATCGAAGTTGACAGCCGCCGAACAGGCAGTCGGCGCTGGGGCCGCCGGATGGAACCAACAGCAAGGTTTCTATATCTACCGCAGCAACCGTCTCTTGTTGCAGGGTGATTGGTTGAGTCTCGGGTTTTCGAAGGACGAACACACGAAGCTGGCACGGATAGCCGTGGAATTTCCGGCATCGCTCGATCATGACTGGCAGGTCGACGTCAAGAAATCGTCCGCGCGCGCCCCAGGCCCACTCCAGCAGGATCTGAAGCGAATTGCGACAGCAACACGGCGACAAGCCGAAGAGGTCTACCGACACCGCGGCAAGATCATCGCCAGGAAGGCGTCTAAAGACTTCGTGATGGCGTGGCATCAGATCAAGACACGTGACGGCGAAGTTAAGTACAAGATCAACCGGAAGCACCCAGTAATAGAGACACTGCTCCAGTCGAGTGGCGACAGACAAGAAACCGAGCGAGGGCTCCGCTTCATTGAAGAAACCATACCCACGACCCTCGTAGGCGTGGCGATTGCCGATGCACTCGACCAACAACCAGCCCCGTTCGGCCAGAGCCGTTCCGAGCTAAACAATATATTGCGCTTTGCGTTCGATGGGTTAGTTCAAACCGGCCTGAAACCGGGTGAGGCGCTCGACCGCATTGGCGCTGCCGAGCCGTTCATCCAGTATCCGGAGGTAGTGCAAGCATTCAGGGATGCCGCCGATGGATAG
- a CDS encoding very short patch repair endonuclease: MRAMPRRDTGVEIALRRELHRLGVRFRVNFRGLPGTPDIALTKARIAVFVDGCFWHCCPQHGTAPKNNASWWATKLAGNVERDRRKDRELEEIGWVAIHVWEHEDPTAAAAEIHRKWRERLSPPAGQKKYDRPS; encoded by the coding sequence ATGCGTGCGATGCCTCGTAGAGACACCGGCGTCGAAATCGCCCTCCGCCGCGAGTTGCACCGACTCGGTGTTCGGTTTCGGGTGAACTTTCGCGGACTGCCTGGGACGCCGGATATCGCTCTTACTAAGGCCCGGATTGCTGTCTTTGTCGACGGCTGTTTCTGGCATTGCTGCCCGCAACACGGGACGGCTCCGAAGAACAACGCGTCGTGGTGGGCGACAAAACTCGCTGGCAATGTCGAGCGTGACCGACGCAAGGATCGGGAGCTTGAAGAGATCGGATGGGTTGCCATCCACGTCTGGGAACACGAGGACCCTACGGCGGCCGCGGCCGAGATCCACCGAAAGTGGAGGGAACGCCTAAGTCCTCCGGCGGGTCAAAAGAAATATGACAGACCGTCGTGA
- a CDS encoding ATP-binding protein yields the protein MPRRTTCVTPSAARLTDSLRDIGYDFSSAVADLVDNSITAGATEVDVLIEFEGESSKVFIADNGHGMTLNGLTEAMRFGSRRSYGRGDLGRYGLGLKTASLSQGRCLTVVTRTSNGRRVIQARQLDLDLVAEYDDWLIIEPDRNVAIERARNLLEDAPGTVVIWEKLDRVLPTNNASGGWARRRFETLPQKVIEHLAMVFHKFLSGEASGERLVITVNGQKLKPWDPYARREMETRELPKQRFEIDNGGIAGTVTLRRFVLPGRDKFSSINEFERLSGPLKWNRQQGLYIYRAGRLVQWGGWAGIRSIDEHTKLARASVEFDTDLDEAFNINVAKMRVSVPGQLRQMIERPINEICSLADDLYRKSTNSKHERDRSITDSFSGGSDVGLALKGAALEVGEIRAFKKIAAELRKSEPAIAKSLGL from the coding sequence ATGCCACGCCGTACTACGTGTGTAACTCCGTCGGCCGCTCGCCTGACTGACTCGCTCCGCGATATCGGGTACGACTTCAGCTCAGCGGTGGCCGACCTAGTCGACAACAGCATCACGGCTGGAGCGACAGAAGTAGACGTGCTCATCGAGTTTGAGGGCGAGTCGTCGAAGGTCTTCATCGCGGACAACGGCCATGGCATGACGCTCAACGGTCTCACGGAGGCGATGCGGTTCGGAAGTCGACGTTCATACGGGAGGGGCGATTTAGGACGCTACGGGCTCGGTCTCAAGACGGCTTCGTTGTCGCAGGGGCGGTGCCTTACTGTGGTGACTCGAACATCGAACGGCCGGCGAGTGATCCAGGCTCGACAGCTCGACTTGGACTTGGTCGCCGAGTACGACGACTGGCTCATCATTGAACCTGACCGAAACGTCGCCATAGAACGGGCGCGCAACCTCTTGGAGGATGCACCGGGCACAGTGGTGATCTGGGAGAAGTTGGACCGCGTCCTGCCAACGAATAATGCCAGCGGTGGATGGGCTAGGCGCCGATTTGAGACGTTGCCGCAGAAGGTGATCGAGCATCTGGCCATGGTTTTTCACAAGTTTCTCAGCGGCGAGGCATCGGGAGAGCGGCTCGTAATCACCGTCAACGGCCAGAAGCTCAAGCCGTGGGATCCGTATGCGCGGCGAGAGATGGAAACTCGAGAGCTGCCCAAGCAGAGATTCGAGATCGACAACGGCGGAATCGCCGGCACGGTCACGCTTCGACGCTTTGTGCTCCCTGGGCGCGACAAGTTCAGTTCTATCAATGAGTTCGAGCGGCTTTCCGGACCTTTGAAATGGAATCGCCAGCAGGGGCTGTATATCTATCGCGCTGGGCGGCTAGTGCAATGGGGCGGTTGGGCTGGAATCCGGAGCATCGACGAACACACGAAGCTGGCGCGTGCGAGTGTCGAATTCGACACCGACCTCGATGAGGCATTCAACATCAACGTCGCCAAGATGCGCGTTTCTGTGCCAGGACAACTTCGTCAGATGATCGAGCGACCCATCAATGAGATCTGTAGCCTCGCAGACGATCTGTACAGAAAGTCGACGAATTCAAAGCACGAACGTGACCGGTCGATTACTGACAGCTTCTCTGGGGGAAGCGACGTGGGCCTAGCGTTGAAAGGCGCTGCCTTGGAAGTGGGCGAGATTCGCGCCTTCAAGAAGATTGCCGCTGAGCTCAGGAAATCCGAGCCGGCGATCGCGAAATCCCTCGGGCTCTGA
- a CDS encoding Z1 domain-containing protein, with product MDDAIRYALNNFSNLLKEGHNLESARDFLLHKIGMNARVVTAAIAEHHRLARGYREFWEPRVLADGTAIPEPWYKPSEDDIFWPELYAHLNAKEGWNGAPLTALDQGSSKVVSYVQPPYAVPINTRGLVVGYVQSGKTSNFTAVISKAADAGYRLFIVLSGLHNNLRRQTQLRLEEQLVNLNEHRWLPLTSETGDFGDPVKATPLLAQKDLRLLAVVKKHSLRLNNLIGWLNRAHEAHVLNKCPILVIDDEADQASPNTRKAEQKRAVINECIIKLLSFPKVAYVGYTATPFANFFIDPTFPEDLYPRHFICDLPMSPDYFGPESLFGREPRTADEPEVATLDMIRLVDHSELAELVPPRKKGASTTFQPAVTASLRLALRWFLLAATARRIRAGEPKHTTMLIHTSDRVLAHNAMWQPVADELKSLKHSLQSVDKTVLTELREQWESESKKVDGAAWGHTPIPPNPVIDGMADTIALLGNLDDRDSEECGLVVDNSYSFRRLVYDDEKPLPLIVIGGNTLSRGLTLEGLVSSFFVRRGATYDTLLQMGRWFGYRRGYEDLPRMWVTAELKRQFRTLATVEDQIRSEITRYEELGLLPIQVPVRVRKTKGLAITALNKRYYTKSLKISYSGQRPQTILFSPDTAWLQRNLKATRTLLKACVDERREMADHGNRVVIRDVPASAVLEFFDKESGYQFHEGSTELNTESLLNYVAGQNKHGQLGVWNIAVISRHEPLLDNTDCSIELGLKRKINLIGRSKLSDASDSTTVNIGVLTNQVDWVADLDVVGGAASKSLSELRQMRNNSGRAVLLIYPIARNSPAKTTSRTDDEKVQLDVDEDVIGVSVAFPWGITSDDVDDGYEVVKLPEHSPDLSAEGDEEEDEDDEPGSETDDGEGNFDDTVIKS from the coding sequence ATGGACGACGCGATTCGCTATGCACTCAACAATTTTTCGAATCTGTTGAAGGAGGGACACAACCTCGAAAGCGCCCGCGACTTCCTCCTCCATAAGATTGGGATGAACGCAAGAGTCGTGACCGCGGCGATCGCCGAACACCACCGGTTGGCGCGCGGATATAGGGAGTTCTGGGAGCCACGCGTACTCGCCGACGGCACCGCGATCCCCGAACCTTGGTATAAGCCATCAGAAGACGACATTTTCTGGCCGGAGCTCTACGCCCATCTCAATGCGAAGGAGGGGTGGAATGGTGCGCCGTTGACGGCGTTGGACCAAGGGTCGTCGAAAGTCGTCTCCTACGTCCAACCACCCTACGCGGTGCCGATCAACACACGAGGTCTTGTAGTCGGCTATGTGCAGTCCGGCAAGACCTCCAACTTCACCGCCGTCATATCAAAGGCAGCAGACGCCGGATACCGCTTATTTATAGTGCTATCCGGACTACACAACAACCTGCGTCGCCAGACGCAGCTCCGCCTCGAGGAGCAATTGGTCAACCTCAACGAGCACCGCTGGCTTCCCCTGACCTCGGAGACCGGAGATTTCGGCGACCCAGTGAAGGCAACACCACTGCTGGCGCAAAAAGATCTCCGACTGCTCGCCGTCGTGAAGAAACATAGCCTCCGCCTCAACAACCTCATTGGCTGGCTGAATCGCGCACATGAAGCGCACGTCCTCAACAAGTGCCCGATATTGGTCATCGACGACGAGGCTGATCAAGCGAGCCCAAATACTCGCAAAGCTGAGCAGAAGCGTGCGGTTATCAACGAGTGCATCATCAAGCTGCTCAGCTTCCCGAAGGTCGCCTATGTCGGCTATACCGCCACACCGTTCGCGAACTTCTTCATCGACCCCACATTTCCTGAAGATCTCTACCCTCGGCACTTCATATGTGACCTGCCGATGTCGCCTGATTATTTCGGACCCGAGTCACTGTTTGGGCGTGAACCACGTACAGCGGACGAGCCCGAGGTAGCCACCTTGGACATGATCCGGCTCGTCGACCACAGCGAGCTAGCCGAGTTGGTGCCTCCCCGGAAGAAGGGCGCATCAACTACATTTCAGCCGGCGGTGACGGCCTCGCTTCGGCTCGCCTTAAGGTGGTTCCTTCTTGCCGCAACGGCACGCCGAATCCGTGCGGGCGAGCCGAAGCACACCACCATGCTGATCCACACAAGTGACCGCGTCCTGGCTCACAACGCCATGTGGCAACCGGTTGCCGACGAGTTGAAGTCACTCAAGCATTCGCTTCAGTCAGTCGACAAGACGGTGCTCACGGAACTGAGAGAGCAGTGGGAGAGCGAGAGCAAGAAGGTTGATGGCGCCGCTTGGGGTCATACGCCCATTCCGCCCAATCCCGTAATCGATGGCATGGCCGATACCATTGCACTCCTTGGTAATCTAGACGACCGCGATTCTGAGGAGTGCGGACTGGTCGTCGACAACTCTTACAGTTTCCGACGCCTAGTTTACGACGACGAGAAGCCGCTGCCGCTGATCGTTATTGGCGGCAATACGCTATCCCGCGGCTTGACCCTCGAGGGACTCGTTTCGAGCTTTTTTGTTAGAAGAGGGGCTACCTACGACACTCTCCTCCAGATGGGTCGCTGGTTCGGCTATCGTCGGGGCTACGAAGATTTGCCGCGGATGTGGGTCACGGCGGAACTGAAAAGACAGTTTCGTACACTAGCAACTGTCGAGGACCAGATACGCTCAGAAATCACACGTTACGAGGAACTGGGCCTCTTGCCCATCCAAGTTCCTGTCAGGGTGCGGAAGACCAAGGGACTAGCAATAACTGCGCTGAACAAGCGTTACTACACCAAATCACTCAAGATCTCTTACTCGGGCCAACGTCCGCAGACCATCCTCTTCAGCCCGGATACCGCTTGGCTGCAGCGAAACCTGAAAGCCACTCGAACACTTCTGAAGGCGTGCGTCGACGAACGTCGCGAAATGGCGGATCATGGCAACCGCGTGGTCATTCGCGACGTACCTGCCAGTGCCGTTCTCGAATTCTTCGATAAAGAGAGCGGGTACCAGTTCCATGAAGGAAGTACCGAGCTCAACACGGAGTCACTACTCAATTATGTTGCAGGACAGAACAAGCACGGTCAACTCGGCGTTTGGAACATCGCCGTTATCAGTCGCCATGAGCCGTTGCTAGACAATACGGATTGCAGTATCGAGCTGGGACTGAAACGAAAGATCAACCTCATCGGCCGATCCAAGCTCAGTGACGCATCAGACAGCACGACCGTGAATATCGGAGTTCTGACGAACCAAGTCGACTGGGTTGCCGACCTCGACGTCGTCGGCGGAGCCGCCTCGAAGTCTCTGTCTGAACTAAGGCAAATGCGAAATAATTCAGGTCGAGCAGTCCTATTGATATATCCAATCGCGAGAAATTCGCCAGCCAAGACAACATCACGCACCGACGACGAAAAAGTCCAGCTCGACGTCGATGAAGACGTGATCGGGGTATCGGTCGCTTTCCCGTGGGGAATTACGTCCGACGACGTCGACGACGGCTACGAGGTGGTCAAACTTCCAGAACATTCGCCAGATCTTTCAGCAGAGGGTGACGAAGAGGAGGACGAGGACGACGAACCGGGGTCCGAAACGGACGACGGGGAGGGCAACTTCGACGACACCGTGATCAAGTCATGA
- a CDS encoding AIPR family protein yields the protein MSKTVEKFHEDLQQSILLVASGEGTEQTLASAFTDYMFEVLTDAGEVEAPQSAAYERRGARASGFEISDDGTTLHLFLTDYSPTDQIRALGKPDVAKHFKRMTEFVTQTAEGLWKKLEESAPAWEMARQIHESWREIVELRFTVLTNAELKTDIPSLDSLSKRRVQTAVWDIDRLYKLDSSGRAQEQIEVDVEEIWGEPLPFLGPHGASASYDAYLLALPGEFLAEVYELYGPRLLELNVRSFLQARGKINKGIQQTITEEPANFFAFNNGVSMTAAKVDIVALPDGAKGIGKIYDLQIVNGGQTTASLYYAMVKSRADLSDVVVQAKLSVITPANRDSFVSQISLYANSQNRVNMADFTSNDPFHVELERLSRTVWAPPQGNNNHMTRWFYERARGQYADAHARERTPAKQREFKKIHPLNQKFTKTDLAKFENTWDQLPWLVAYGAEKNFREFMLRLDKRGRFKPSPEYFEKLVAKAILFRSAEKLIGKLALGGYRSQTVTYTLAKLFNTTGQRIDLQPIWKAQVLPDAVADAITDLAPQVHATA from the coding sequence ATGTCGAAAACCGTTGAGAAGTTCCATGAGGATCTTCAGCAGTCCATCCTGTTGGTCGCGTCAGGCGAAGGCACAGAACAGACCCTCGCTTCAGCCTTCACCGACTACATGTTCGAAGTCCTCACGGACGCAGGGGAGGTGGAGGCCCCTCAAAGCGCGGCTTACGAGCGACGCGGCGCACGCGCGTCAGGATTTGAGATCAGCGATGACGGCACAACACTGCACCTATTCCTGACAGACTATTCCCCAACCGACCAAATCAGGGCACTTGGCAAGCCGGACGTCGCCAAGCACTTCAAACGGATGACCGAGTTCGTCACGCAGACCGCCGAGGGCCTATGGAAGAAGTTGGAAGAATCCGCACCGGCCTGGGAAATGGCTCGACAAATTCACGAATCATGGCGCGAGATTGTCGAACTCAGATTCACCGTCTTGACGAACGCGGAGCTCAAGACTGATATACCGTCGTTGGACTCCTTATCAAAACGCCGCGTGCAGACCGCCGTCTGGGACATCGACAGGTTGTACAAGCTCGACTCAAGTGGTCGGGCGCAAGAGCAGATTGAAGTCGACGTCGAGGAGATCTGGGGGGAGCCCCTCCCCTTCCTCGGGCCGCACGGTGCATCTGCCTCTTACGACGCCTATTTGCTCGCACTTCCAGGCGAATTCCTTGCAGAGGTCTATGAGCTGTACGGCCCTCGGCTGCTCGAGCTTAACGTCCGCTCATTCCTTCAAGCGCGCGGCAAAATCAACAAGGGGATCCAGCAGACAATAACCGAGGAGCCCGCCAACTTCTTTGCGTTCAACAACGGTGTCTCCATGACTGCCGCGAAGGTCGACATCGTCGCCCTCCCAGACGGGGCGAAGGGGATAGGAAAAATCTACGACCTCCAGATAGTGAACGGTGGCCAGACGACGGCTTCGCTCTATTACGCGATGGTCAAAAGTCGAGCAGACCTCTCTGATGTCGTTGTTCAAGCGAAGCTTTCAGTTATCACCCCTGCTAATCGCGACAGTTTCGTGTCGCAGATTAGCCTGTACGCAAACAGCCAAAACCGCGTGAATATGGCCGACTTCACATCGAACGATCCGTTCCATGTCGAGCTCGAACGCCTCTCACGCACCGTTTGGGCGCCGCCGCAAGGCAACAACAATCATATGACTAGGTGGTTCTACGAGCGCGCTCGCGGACAGTACGCGGACGCACATGCCCGCGAGCGCACCCCAGCAAAGCAGCGAGAATTCAAGAAGATCCATCCGTTGAACCAGAAGTTCACAAAGACCGATCTTGCTAAGTTCGAGAACACTTGGGACCAACTGCCGTGGCTCGTCGCGTACGGAGCAGAGAAGAACTTCCGTGAGTTCATGCTCAGGCTAGACAAGCGTGGCAGGTTCAAGCCGTCGCCAGAATATTTCGAAAAGCTTGTCGCTAAAGCGATTCTGTTTCGTTCAGCTGAAAAGCTCATAGGAAAGCTCGCCCTCGGTGGCTACCGCTCGCAGACAGTCACCTACACGTTGGCGAAGCTGTTTAATACCACTGGACAGAGGATCGATCTGCAGCCGATATGGAAGGCACAGGTGTTGCCCGACGCGGTAGCGGACGCGATCACTGACCTCGCTCCGCAGGTGCACGCCACTGCTTAA